In one Rhodohalobacter sp. 614A genomic region, the following are encoded:
- a CDS encoding winged helix-turn-helix transcriptional regulator, with the protein MSEITFESVTKEQCCTHLRPVRDVMDLLNGKWKIPILVVLHTGSRRFNELKDEIDGISAKMLSKELSELEINELVKREVRDTKPITVEYSITDYGKTLDGVISELSKWGQNHRDRIMK; encoded by the coding sequence ATGTCTGAAATAACTTTTGAGTCTGTTACTAAAGAACAATGCTGCACTCATCTGCGCCCTGTTCGGGATGTCATGGATTTATTAAACGGCAAGTGGAAAATCCCGATTCTTGTAGTTCTCCATACCGGTTCCCGACGATTTAATGAACTGAAAGATGAAATTGACGGCATCTCTGCAAAAATGCTCTCCAAAGAGTTGAGCGAATTAGAAATAAATGAATTGGTAAAGCGGGAAGTCCGGGACACGAAACCAATTACGGTTGAATATTCCATAACCGATTATGGAAAAACGCTTGACGGGGTAATCTCGGAATTAAGCAAATGGGGGCAGAACCACCGCGACCGAATTATGAAATAA